The DNA region AGTCCAGCACCGAGGCAACGCAGTGCTCCGGAGCCACCTTCAGCTGGCCGCTGATGTGGTAGTCCACCAATTCCTTAAAAAACTCCTGATTCTTGTCCTGAAGCATATAGTCGTAGCGGATGCCGCTGCGAACGAACACCTTCTTTACCCCCGGCAGGGCCCGCAGCCGCCGCAAAAGCTCCGTGTATTCCGAGTGGTCCGCATCCAGATTCTTGCACGGCTCCGGGGCCAGACAGCTTCGGTTTTTACAGCAGCCGTGCTTCTTCTGCCCCGGGCAGGAGGCATGGCGGAAGTTGGCCGTAGGCCCGCCCACATCGTGGATGTAGCCCTTGAACTGCGGGTCCTTCGTAAGAATCTCCGCCTCCCGCAAAACGGACTCAATGCTCCGGGAGGTGACCATCCGCCCCTGATGAAAGGTCAGCGCGCAGAAGTTGCAGCCGCCGAAGCAGCCCCGGTTGTGGGCAATGGAAAACCGCACCTCCTCAATGGCCGGGACGGGCTCCTTATACATGGGATGCACCTCTCGCACAAAGGGCAGGTCGTAGAGCCTGTCCAGCTCCTCCCGGGGCAGGGGGCGCTGGGGCGGATTCACAATGAGAAACCGCCCCTGACAGGGCTGCACCACGCCGCAGCCCCGAATGGGGTCATTTTCATCGTACTGGAGCTTGGTGGCCAGGGCGTATGCCTTTTTATCCTCCAGGACGCTCTCGTAGGAGGGTACCGTCACAGGCCGGTATATGCATTTTTCCGCATTCTGGCTTAAAAAAGCCGTCCCCCGGACATCGGTAATATCCTCCACAGGCACTTTCTTGGAAAGGCGCCGGGCAATTTCCTTGGTGGCCGTCTCTCCCATGCCGTACACCAGCAGATCCGCCGGCGCATCAAAGAGAATGGGGCGGCGCACCTTGTCGTCCCAGTAGTCATAGTGGGCAAAGCGCCGCAGCGACGCCTCCAGCCCGCCGATGATAATAGGGGTGCCGCTTCCGAAGGCCTCCCGGGCCCGGTTGGCATACACGATGGTAGCCCGGTCCGGCCGACAGCCCATCTTACCCCCGGGGGAATAGAGGTCCTTGTCCCGGCGCCGCTTAGCCACGGTGTAGTGGGCCACCATGCTGTCCAGGTTGCCCCCGCCGATGAACACGCCAAACCGAGGCTTTCCCATGTCGGTGAAGGGGGTGCAGTCGTGCCAGTCCGGCTGGGCCAGCACCGCCACCCGGTAGCCCTCTGCCTCCAGAAGCCGGGCGATAAGGGTGCTGCCGAAGCTGGGGTGGTCGATGTAGGCGTCGGCCATCACCACCAAAAAGTCGTAGTAGTACCACTCCCGAGCCCGCATCTCCTCCCGGCTCACCGGCAGAAATTCCGTTCCTCTCATACCTGCTCTCCGTATCCTATGTAAAGGTCCATGTAGCCCTGGGGCGTCTTTTCAAACCCGTAGTGACGGAAAAAGCTCTCCGTCTCCTCATTGGGACAGTGGAGGCGGATGTGCTCCACACCCTTCTCCCGGTAGTACTGCACGGCCTGGCCCAGGGGACCGATGCCCCGGTTCAGCCCCCGCCAGGCGGGCAGCAGTCCGTAGTATCCGATCCAGCCCACGCCGGGCTCCTTCTGCGGCAGAAGCTGCACGCCCCCTGCCAGCTCACCGCCGTGCAGGACGGCAATGCCCTGACCCTCCGGGCCGATGCCCAGGGCCTTTCGCTGGGCCTCCGTCATGGGCAGATAGTACATATCGCTCTCCAGCATCCGCTCATCCTTCCACCACTTCTGCTTGGCAAAGGTGGACAGGTGCGCGTCTATCAGGTGGTGATTGTCGTCCCGGTACAGCACGGTAAACCCGTCCTCGTCATACTCCAGCAGGGAGATGGCCGTATTGTCCCCGTGGGGGGTGCTGCCCAGCTCGCTGAGAGGATAGCCCTCCAGGGTGCCCAGCACCATCCGCAGGGCCGCTCCGTGGCTGAATACCGCCACGGTCTTGCCATCGTTCTCCTTGGCAATTTTCGTCAGCGCCGGGAGAAAACGATCCAGCACCTGCCGGGCCGTCTCGCCCCCGGGCACCTGCCAGCGGTCTAAGTGCCGGTTAAAGTCTACGATGCGGGCCTCGTCCTCCATCCGCAGAGACTGCCAGGTGTGGCCCTCCCAGACGCCCATGTTCACCTCCCGCAGATTCGGATCGGTGTGCAGGGGCAGGTGTCGGGGCAGATATGCCGCCGTAGCCGTGGTGCAGGTGCGGAACAGGTCGCTGCTGTACACCGCGTCGATGGGGATGTGTGCAAGCCGCTGCTGCAAAACTGCGATCTGCTTATATCCCCGGGCGGTGATGAGGCCGTTATAATGGCCGTGGGCGATGCGATAGAGGTTCCCCTCCGCCTCCGCATGCCGTACTAAATAAATGCGGGTCATGGTGCTCTCCTTACAGTACTTGAATGGTTTTCTTCATGGTGGCCACGGCCTCCTGTGCGGCGGCGGCCATGTCCGGGGCATATTGGATGCTCTCGTCTGCGATCATGGCCCCGTGGCCGTATTCGTCAAAGGCCGGGTAGGCGTTGTCCCCGTCGCAGCAGGCCAGCAGCAGGAAGGTGTCCTTCAGCCGGCGGCGCAGGTCCTTGATGTCCAGGCTATACCCGGTCTCCGCCATAGCTCCGGCGCCAAACCGGGCCGCCTGCTCTCCGGCGGCCAAAAATACCTGACGATCTCCGGCCATGAGGTTTTGCACCGACCCGGTCCCAGCGTCCCGGGTCCGCAGCACGGCGAACACCGCCTTATCCTCCGGAGGCGCCCAGCTCTCTGCGCTGCCGTAGGGCAGCACCGTCACGGCATCGGCGTTTACGCCGCCCCCCAGCCACGGCTCCATCCCGGCGCACCGGGCGTCTACAACGGTGTACATCCCCTGACTTTTCGCCATGTTCACCAGGTTGGAAAGCACATCCATCCCCATGAATCCTTGACGCAGGTAAGGCTCTGCCCGCAGGATCACCGCCGGCAGCAGCTCCGCCGTCTGGGAAATGGCCTGGCTCCCGTGATAGCGCAGGGCCTCGGCGTGGGCCATAGGGCAATCGCCGTACATATTTGTGAAATTATTCAAAAACTTACCGTCCAGCCGCTCCTCATCGGGGTTCAGTACCAGCGCCACCGGGGTTTTACGGCGGCGGATGCACGCTTGCAGGCGCTCTATCGACATAAAAATACTCCTTTTTTGAATAGTATTAAAAAATAAAAAGCCTCGCAGAGTTTGCCGCCCGCAGGCGGCAAAAAATTGAAATCATTTTTCACCGTGACATGTGCATGGGGAAAAATACCTCTCAGGCTGCAAGTGTGGAATTTTGCCGTCTTGCGACAAAATTATGCGCGCAGCAGACTGTAAGCCTTTTGTCGGAAAATTCCGGAGGAATTTTCGACAGTTTTTATTATACTCCCTACGGCGGAATTTGGCAACGCCCCCGCCGTATTTTCCCCATAAACCGGGAGATACTGATGGCGTAGGTCAAAGGAGTGAAAATAAAATGTGTAAAAAAGGATTTCTCTGCGGCATGGCCGTGGGTGTCGTGGTGGGCGTCACCGCCGAGCTGGTGGCCTGTCCCCGGCCCAAATGCCGCAAGACCGCTGTGGGCCAGGCTATGCAGCGCATGGGCAACGCCCTGGACAGCGCCATGGTCTCCGTGGCGAAAAAACTGGAGTGATCCCGGCGGAGGAGCCGCGGTGGGCATGGTGCTTTTCAAAAGGTGCCATGCCCACAATTTGTTTCGATTTTTACCATTTATGTATTGACAATGGGCAAATATTTGGTATAATAAATTTTGCTGTTCGCAGCAAAAAGAATATGCAGTGGTATCGAAGAGGTCATAACGAGCACGACTGGAAATCGTGTTGTCGTCAAAAGCGGCACGAGGGTTCGAATCCCTCCCACTGCGCCATGAGGAAAAGCCCCGGAAGCCCTGCGTTTCCGGGGTATTTTTTTGTTCGCTGAGGGCAAGCTCCGCAATTTTTTCCAAGCCGTAAGCAAAGCCGCCCCGGAAGGAGCGGCTTTGCTTATGTTGAAAAACGGCCGTTAGAGTTCCTTACGGGGCTCCGGAGAGCCGGCCCGATTGGAACGGAAGAGAGGGTTCAGCAGGGCGGCCGCTGCTGCAAAGATGACGGCGGGGAGAATCCAGCTCAGCCCCAGGTCGTACAGGGGCAGCGCCTCCAGGAAGGTGAGCTTGCCCACATACAGCTGCACCGTACACAGCACACTGGTGAGCAGAGCGCCCAGAGTGGCGGCCCGGCTGACGAAATCGGAGGTCTTGGGGACCACCAGGGAAATGAGAATCAGCACCAGAGCAGGAGGATACACCACATCCAGCACCGGAGCGGCGATGGAAACAATGCGGTCCAGGCCCAGGTTGGACACCACGGCGCTGAACACGCAGATGATGACCACAAACACCTTATACTTCACCTTGCCCCGGCACAGCTCGGAGAAATAAGCGGCGGCAGAGCTGGTGAGGGCGATGGCGGTGGTGACGCAGGCCAGGCCCACAACTGCGCCGAAGATAATCATGCCGCCCTTGCCCAAAAGCGCCCCAACAATGGCCATAATCAGCTCGGCACGGCCCACGGCACTGGTATACTGGCCGGAAACAGTGGCGCCCAAATAGGCAAGGCCCATATACACGGCCAGCAGCAGCACGCCTGCCAGCACGGCGCCGCCGCCTACCAGGCGCAGCTTGGACTTGCCGCCGGTATAGCCCTTATCGGTGACGCTCTGCAGCACGATGATGCCAAAGGGCAGGGCCGCCAGAGCGTCCATGGTCTGATAGCCGGACTTGATGCCGGTGACGGTGACATTGGCGATCTTGGGGGCGGTGAGGATATCGCCCAGGGGGCTGAAGATACCCTTGAGAATGATGACAAACAGGCCCACCAGCAGCAGAGGCGTGAGGATCTTGCCCACGATGTCCACCACAGCGGACTCCTTGATACACAGGGCCAAAATGACGGCAAAAAACAAAATGGAGAACAGTACCGGGGAAACGCCGGGCAGATTGGGGGCGATGGCCATTTCAAAGGTGCTGGCGGAGGTGCGGGGAATGGCCACCATGGGTCCGATGCACAGAATGATGGCACACATGAGAATCTCGGCAGGGACGCGGCCTACCCGGTGCAGCACCGCCTCGCTGCTGCCTACCCGCAGCAGGGCAAACATACCCAGCAGGGCCAGGCCGATGTCGGCGATATAGTAAGCGGAAAAGCCCGCCAGCCACTGCTGGCCGGACTCCATGCCCAAATAGGGCGGAAAAATCACATTGCCCGCGCCGAAAAACATGGAAAACAGCGCGAAGCCTACCACGATCACATCGCGGAAGAAATTGCTTTTCTTCTCTTCGTTCATACAATACTCCTCTATTATCCTCAAATCCTTATCCCTTTCCACCTTGGTCATGCAAGGCTTAAATTAAGGGTATCATTTTTTTCATGACAATGGAAATGAATGTTTTCTATTGAGTCATGACAAATATTGAACGTCGACAAATTGCTTGATGAGCTAAATGGAAAAATTGGCAGAATATTAACAGATGCAGGATTGAAAAGGTCATGAAATTGTGATATATTGAAAAATAATTTGTAGTTTTTTGTGAAAAATATACACTGAGTATTTTAGGCTTCGCTGATGGGAAAGAGAGGCAATTATGAACGACAAAAAACTGCGCGCGCTGCTGACAGCCGTGCAGTGCGGCAGTTTTGGCAAGGCTACGGCGCAGCTGGGCTACACCCAGTCGGCCATGACGCACATGGTGAATCGGCTGGAGGCCGAGCTGGGCTGCACGCTGCTGGTGCGCAGCAGTCACGGCGTGCGGCTATCGGAGGAGGGAGAGCAGCTTCTGCCCTATATGCAGGCGGTGATCGACGCGGGGGATGCCCTGCGGCGGGAGGCGGCGGCCCGGGGCAAGCTCCACGAGAACACCCTGCGCATTGGCTGCTTTGCCAGCATCGCCCGGGCAAGGCTGCCGGAGCTGCTGCGAAAATTCCGAAAAATCCACCCGGAGATCCGGGTGGATGTGCTGGTGCGGGGCTACGAGCTGGCCGCAGAGCTGGAGGAGGAAAACATCCAGCTGGCCCTGGTGGACGAGGCCTGCGGCAAGGGCTTTTACTGGACGCCCCTGACGGACGCGCCCCTGGTGGCGGTGGTACCGCCGGACTTTTCCTGGAAGGAAGATACCATACCCCTGGAGCGGCTGCTGCAGGAGCCCTTTCTCTCCTGCCCGGAGCAATACATTGAGCGGATGCTGCCCCAGGACGCGGCCCGGGTGGAGGTAACGGCCTCGGACGACGCGGCCATCCTGTCCATGGTGGCGGGGGGCCTGGGCGTATCGGTGCTGTCGGCCTTTTCCCTGGCGGGATATGAGGGACAGGTGCGGGTGATCCCCCTGGCGCAGCCCATATCCCGGCGGCTGGGCGCGGCGGTAAAATCCCCCCCGGCAGCCAACACGGCGGCCCGGTATTTCTTGTCATTTTTGAAGCGGCAGTCCGCGCTCGGGTGAGGTGAATAAGAAACCTCCCATCCATTTGGCGGATGGGAGGTTCAGCCTTTTGTCGGAAAACCCAGCGGGGTTTTCGACAGTCCCCACAAAAAGCACCCCCGTGGGGGTGCTTTTTGCGGTCTTAGCCCAGCTTTTCGCTGGAATCCTTATTCAGATGTATGGCGCCGTAGAGATTTTTGGCGCTGCAGCCGGCACGGCCACCGCCGGCACAGGCGCAGGCACAGGCACAGGCGCAGCTGCTGGCGCAGGCACAGTGGCTGCCGCCGCTGAAGCCGCCGCCGCCAAAGCCGCCACCGCGGCTGCCGCCGCCGAAGCCGCCCTTCCTGCCGCTGCTCTGGGGCGGGCGGGGCCGGGTTTTGGTACCCACGCTGCCGGGCCGGGGCCTGCCGCCGGGGCCCCGAGGGTACCACAGGCCATTGACGAACACATACCGGGTGCCGAAGCCGCCCACATAACGGCCTACGGAGGTGAGTATGGACACGATGAAGCATAGGACGGCGATCATAATGATGAAGCCGAAAATGGTGGCGATAGTGCTGCTGCGGGAGCTGTCATCATCATAATAGGAATTATCATAGCCGCCGGGAAGGTTGTCCTTGCTATACTGGCTGTCCAGGGCCGTGGGCCAGTTATCGTAGGTAACGGCCAGGGGCAGCTTTTCCCCGTAGCCCATGTCGGTGGCGGTGAGGACATGGTCGCCGCCGTAGGTATCGCCGTCGGAGGCGGTGCCGGTGACACCCGCCGGGTCATGCCAGATGAGGGTCATAGAGCCCACCCGGATGCTGTCGAACCAACCGGGGGTATACTCATAGCGGACGGTGCTGCCGTCCAGGGTATACATATACTCCTGCACCCAGGAATAGGAGAAGCTGAAAACCTCGCCCGCCCGGAAATCGTGGGTGAAGTCGATATAAACATAGCTGTTGTCATTCTGAATGTCGGCAATGTCGCCGCTGAGGGCGGTAAGCTCCCGAATGGAGCCGTTGGGAATGCCGATCTTCACGCCGCCCTGCTGGCTGTTGGTGGCGGGCAGGTCCTCCAGGGCCTGCCACTGAAAGCTGACCAGGATAGAGAGGCTGCCGTCATTGGTGTTGGGGGTGACATCCACCTGGTAGCTATGGATATAGTCATAGTCGCTGGCCCAGGCCGTCTGCACGGCGGCAGGGAGCAGAGCCGCCACCAGGAGCAGGCCCATCAGGAGGGATAAAAGCTTCTTTTTCATTGGGCTGCCTCCTTTCGGTTGCCGGTTTGGAGCTGGCAGATATGCTCCATTTTGGCACTTTCGGCACGGATGGCGGCGCACTGGGGATTTGTCCAAATGGATTCCCAGGGGTCTGTAAGCATATTGCCCAGGGACACGCCCTCCAGCCAGCTCTGGCAGGGAACCACGGTGCCGTCGGGGGTGATGGCCATGTTGCTCAGGCACGCCCCGCAGGAGGGGATAAGCTGCAGGCCCAGAGCCCGGAGCTTCTCCTCCGGGAGCCAGCCGGGGCTGGTGAAGTCCAGCTCCATGTTCAGGCCCCGGGCGGTGTCCACGGCGGTGCGGAGAATATCCTCCAGCTCGCTCTCGGAAAGGCGGGTGGCGAGACTGTCGCCGGTGGTGGCGGCGCCGGAGGGAATGAGGCCCGAGCAGGTGGCGTACCGCACGCCCAGGGAGGCGGCAAAGCGGAGGGTATCGGCAAGGTCACGATTCAGGCTGCACAGAGGGGTATTGATGGACACGATGAGCCCGGCAGCCACGGCATTTTTAATGCCCGCAACGGTGTCACCGAAGCCCTGGGCCCCTACCAGGGTGTTATGCACGGCGGCCTTGTCGCTGTAAAGGGTCACCTGGACGCTGTCGAGGCTGGCCTCGTACAGCGCCTTGCACAGCTCCGGGGTCAGGCGGCGGCCATTGGTGTTCAGCCGGGTGACGAACCACTGGGCGGCATCCACCAGCTCCACCAGGTCCTCCCGTAGCGTGGGCTCCCCACCGGTGAAGGTCACCTGGGGGATATTGGCGGCCTGAAGGCGCTTCAAAATTTCCTTCCACTGGGCGGTGTCCAGCTCCTTTACCTCGCCCATGGGCTGCCCGGCGGCATAGCAGTGCAGGCACTTTTGATTGCAGTGCCACAGGCCGTCCCGGGTCATGGCGCTGACCATCAGGTCCATGCGATGCGGGGCGGACATCTTATCCGCGTACTCACCCAGAGACAGGGGGGCTACCTCCACCTCCGGCTCCTGACCCCGGGCAATGGCCACCAGAGAGCGCAGGAGCGTGCCCATGTCCTCCCGGAGGAGGGACGCCTTCACAAAGGGATAGACCTTCTTCACCGCACGGACAGCCTGCTCCAGCATGGACTCCCAGTCATCGGCGCTGATCTCCAGGCCGGCATAGGGCTCCATGCAGTACATGAACTCGGACAGCAGCACCGCCCAGGAGAAGTTCAGCGGGACAAGCTGCGCGCCGTTGAGCAGCAGCAAAAACGGGTCCTCCGGGGACTGGGAGTGGGGCGGGATCATATGGATGCGCACCACGCCGGGGCCCGTGGGGTCCAGGGTAATATGACGCACGCAAGTTAAGTGCTTGCGGCGATAGTTGTTTTCCAAAAGGGATAAATGACTCATAGGAAACCTCCTCTCTTACTTACCATCGGTTGACAAGGGCAAACACGCCTGCCAACCGATGGTACTCCCAGTATAGCAATCCCGCGGCAAAATGGCAAGAAAAAAAGGAGCCGCCCCATCAAAGACAGAGCGGCCCAAGCGGGTGGGATATTGGAAAGCTTCCGAGACTTATGATAGCCCCCGGGGCAGAATTTGTAAATAGGAGGTTTTGTCGAGGGAAGTCGGCTTTGGTCGGATACAGACGAATCATTACAATTTTGTTAACTTTTCACAAAAATAAATATATGTCTTTTCAGATTCATAGTGATGTGGTATAATGCAAAAAAGGATGAAGGGAAACTCCTCCCCGACCCTTTTGGTACAGACACAAGCGAAAGGAGCCAAAACTATGAAGTTCACATTTACCTGCAAGAAAGTGCCCCTGAATGATTCCGTGAAAGACTACGCCGAGAAGAAGATCAGCAAGCTGGATCGGTACTTCCCGGAGGAAGCCGAGGCATTTGTGACCTTCGCCGTAGAGAAGAAAAACCGCTGCGTGGTGGAGCTGACCATTCGCAGCCAGAACGGCACACTGTTCCGTGCCCAGGAGGAGGATCGCGACGGCGATATGCGCAGCGCTATTGATGAGGCCGTGAATTTCATCGACCGCCGTATCCGCAAAAATAAGACACGCCTTGCCAAGAATCTGCGGGCCGAGGCCCTGGTGCCGGAGGTGCCGGCGGAGTTTGATGTGGCGGAGGAGCCTGCCTACGATCTGGTGCGCACCAAGCGCTTCACCGTGAAGCCCATGAGCACCGAGGAGGCCATCCTGCAGATGAACCTGCTGGACCACAGCTTCTATGTTTTCCGGGATGTGGAGACGGAGACGGTGAGCGTGGTATACCGCCGCAACAACGGTGGATATGGGCTTATCGAGACCAACTGACAGGATAAAAATTTCAAAACCGGGGCGAGAGCTCCGGTTTTTTTGTTGGAGGGACCACCTCTCCGGCACGGTACAAATCCGGGCGGTGGGGCGGGAGCGTTCCGCCGCTACAATATCCGTCTCCCCATTCCGTCTTGCAATCCCGTCTAAAATGCGGCATAATAGCCCATGGAAAGGATGTGCGCATTATGCTGCTTAAAAAAATATACTGTCGGGTGTTTCAGGCCTGCTTCGGCCTGGGGGCCCGGGTACTGCCCTGGCGCAGGCCGGAATGCATCACCGGAGTCGGCAGCCTGCAAAGACTGCCGGAGCTGCTGGCGGACGCCGGGTGCAAAAAGCCTATGATCGTGGCAAGCCGCCGCCAATGCGCCGCACCGGAATTTACTGCCATGGCGGAAAAGCTCCCGGCCTGGAGCGGCTTCCACGGCGTCACGGCCAACCCAAAAATTGAGACGGTGGAGCAGATCGTGGCCCAATTCCGGGCGGAGGGGTGCGACAGCATGGTGGCCATCGGTGGGGGCAGTCCCATGGACGCAGCCAAGGCCGCAGCGGCCCGGCTGGCCCGGCCCAACCGCTCTGTGGGGCAGCTGAAGGGGCTTTTGAAGGTCCGCAGAAAAATCGTCCCCTTTGCGGCGGTGCCCACCACAGCCGGGACCGGGTCGGAGACCACCATCGCCGCCGTGGTTACGGACGAGACCCACCACAAGTATGCGGTGAATGATCTGTGTCTGATTCCACGGTGGGCCATTTTGGACCCGACGCTGACGGTGTCTCTGCCGGCCGGCGTCACGGCGGAGACCGGCCTGGACGCCCTGACCCACGCGGTAGAGGCCTACATCGGCCGCTTTTATAACACCCGGGAGACCCGAAGCCTTGCCCGACAGGCGGTGAAGGCCATTTTTCAATATCTCCCAACCGCCTGTGCCGACGGAACCGATCTTCGGGCCCGGCAGGAGCTGCTGACGGCCTCCTACCGGGCGGGCTTTGCCTTCACCCGGGCCAGCGTGGGCAATGTACACGCCCTGGCTCACACCCTGGGCGGGCTGTACGATGTACCCCATGGCAGGGCCAACGCCGTGCTGCTGCCGGTGATGCTGGAGGCATACGGCCCGGCGGCCTGCAAGCGTCTGGCGGAGCTGGCGGATGTGCTGGGTCTGTGCCCGGCAGGGAGTCGGGCGGAGAAAGCCCGGGCATTTATTGACGCCATTTACCGCATGAACCGGGCGCTGGGCATCCCCGAACGCTTTCCCTGTATTCGGCCGGAGGACCTGCCCCAAATGGCCGCCTGGGCCGAAGCGGAGGCCAACCCCGTATACCCGGTGCCGGTGATTTTCGGCAAGGAGGACTTTATCCGCGTGGCCCGCCGGGTGATGCCGTGAGCCTTGGCAATTAAAAACGAAAAAGGGGAGGCAGCTTACGAAACGGTTCTGTTTCGTAAGCTGCCTCCCTTAGCTTTTTACGGTTTCGGTGCGCTTTATTCGGCGGCGGTTGGCACGGTATAAATATTGATGTGATTTCCCGCCGGGTCCGCCATGCGGAACATATGCCAGCCGTAGGGACGGAAGAAAGGCTCCTGGGTGACGGCCCCGGCTGCCTGCGCCCGGGGGTAGATGTCCTCCAGAGTCGGCACCTGCAGCTGGAAATGTACGGCGCCGGAGGTGGGGAACGGATTTTCCTGGGTCAGCAGCACCAGCTTTGTGCCGGCGAGATCGTACTTAACGCCCCGGTCCTCCGGCCCCTCGTCCCAGCCATAGAACGGTTGTGTCGCAAATACCTGCTCGTAAAAGGTACGGCAAGGCTCATACTGCTCCGACGACACATAGAGAAGCAGCTGAAAGTCCAGATATGACATTTTCGTATCCTCCTATTGCGGATTGCGGCGATAGGGCGCAAAGGCCTCGCAGGTATCCCGCAGCACACGGGTGCAGACCTGCTCACCCTCTTGCAGCAGCTTCGCCTCGTCTACGCCGGTCAAATGATCGTCCCGATAAACAACACGGCCATTGATCATGGTCAGCCAGACGGGGCCGGTGACGCCCAGCTTGGCAAGCATGGATGCGGGGTCATGGAGAGCACCGGCGTACTCCAGGCGCCGGGCATCGACCATGAAGAGGTCCGCCGCCTTCCCGGCGGCAAGCTGCCCCAGCTCCGGACGCCCGATCATCTCAGCGCCCCCCACAGTGGCCAGCTTCAGCATCTCATAGGGAGAGGGACAACCGCCCCGCTTTTTGCTGAGAAAGGTCTGCATCAGGTACGCCAGGCGCAGGGTATCCAGCATATTGGAGCCGTCGTTGGTGGCGCAGCCATCCACGCCGAGGCTTATGGGTATGCCGGCCTTGCGCATACCGGGAATGTCCAAAATCTCGCTGCCGCCCAGCATGGTGGGGGCCGGGCAGTGGGAAATGCCCATGTGGTTTTCCGCCAGCAGAGCGTATTCCTCCGGCAGCGTTTCCCGGCCATGGGCCAGCCAAATGTCACTGCCGACAAAGCCGATGCGGCGGCACCATTCCAGAGAGCGGACGCCGAAGCGGCGCACCATGCTGCTGTTTTCCCCCTCGCACAAATGGGTGTGCATATGGACGCCGGCGCTGCGGGCCAGGCGTATGGTCTCCAGGAAGGTGTCCTCGGTGCAGTTGATGGGCTGGCAGGGGGCCAACACGATTTGCCGCATGGAGAAAGGCTCCGGGTCGTGATAGAGCGCCAGCAGACGCTGGCAGTCGTCCAGGTACTCCGCTGTTGTCTCGCACATCTCATCGGGAATGGTGCTGCCCTTCCAGCGGGGCAGGGTGTTGGTGCCGCGGGCGGCTACAAAGCGAAAGCCCATCAGACGGGCGGCCTCCATCTGTCGGTCCACCCCCTGCTTGCCGGTGGCCGGTGTATAGCAGTACTGGTGGTCTACCGAGCAGGTGCAGCCGTGCTTAATAAGGTCTGCCATACAGGCGGCGCTGGCATAGAAAATCACATCCCCGTCGATACGGACGAAAACCTTATAGATGTCATCCAGCCACTGCATCAGCGTCAGCCCCGGGCGGTCAATCGTCATGAGGTTGCGCACAAAGGCCTGAAAAAAATGGTGGTGTGTATTAACAAGGCCGGGATAAACATACTTACCTGCGGCATCAATGATCTGGGCGTCACCGGCGGCAAGGTTGCTTCCCACCGCTTCAATGCGGCCGCCGCAGATGAGAATGTCGCTGTTGTAGAGCACCCGATCCGCCGGATCGCAGGTCACCACAGCATCCGCGTTTCGAATCAGTATCCTTTCCCTCATGACGGATCCTCTTGCGGCAGCGTGTCCCGATTTTTCATATTGCGGCGATAGGCCAGCACCTCCACCACATTCTTTTCCTCATCGCAGATCTGGAAAATCCGGTCGCCGTACCAGGTATCGGTAAGCCCCAGCAGCACCTCCACATCGTCGCGGCTCTCCAGCCACGCAAAGCAGGCGTTGACATCCTCGGCCTCAATGGTGGTCAGCGCAGGACCCTGGGGCGTATTCTCCGTCTTTTGCCGAATGTCCGTAAAGCCGCCGGCAGAGCGGAGGCGGCAGCCCCGATCCTCGGGACCCCGATCCCAGGAGGTGACCACGGGCATCTGCATGGAATCCCGGTAAAAGGCGGTGATCTTCTCCAGATCCTCCGCAAAAAGAATGGCAGTATACTCATCGGTAAAGTAGCAGCCGCCGTCATCGGCCCCCATGGGCCGATACTGCTCGGAGCGCTGGTAGACCTCCACCCAGTTGCCCACGGGGTCCTTGATGCAGAAGCTGTATTCGCCCCACGGATGAGCCTGCAGGGGGCGGATAACGGTGAC from Vescimonas fastidiosa includes:
- a CDS encoding YgiQ family radical SAM protein, with protein sequence MRGTEFLPVSREEMRAREWYYYDFLVVMADAYIDHPSFGSTLIARLLEAEGYRVAVLAQPDWHDCTPFTDMGKPRFGVFIGGGNLDSMVAHYTVAKRRRDKDLYSPGGKMGCRPDRATIVYANRAREAFGSGTPIIIGGLEASLRRFAHYDYWDDKVRRPILFDAPADLLVYGMGETATKEIARRLSKKVPVEDITDVRGTAFLSQNAEKCIYRPVTVPSYESVLEDKKAYALATKLQYDENDPIRGCGVVQPCQGRFLIVNPPQRPLPREELDRLYDLPFVREVHPMYKEPVPAIEEVRFSIAHNRGCFGGCNFCALTFHQGRMVTSRSIESVLREAEILTKDPQFKGYIHDVGGPTANFRHASCPGQKKHGCCKNRSCLAPEPCKNLDADHSEYTELLRRLRALPGVKKVFVRSGIRYDYMLQDKNQEFFKELVDYHISGQLKVAPEHCVASVLDYMGKPHFDVFERFWRKYQRLNEADHKEQYLVPYLMSSHPGCTLRDSVRLAEFLHRTGHLPEQVQDFYPTPGTLSTCMYYTGIDPRDMTEVYVARSPHEKALQRALLQWGRKDLRPLVIEALEKAERTDLIGYEEKCLIRPQKGEKYFGKKPEEPPAPQRREQGRGGNFRHKRPENPGQKGKMPQRKKDAFAKKRRGK
- a CDS encoding bifunctional histidine phosphatase family protein/GNAT family N-acetyltransferase, which codes for MTRIYLVRHAEAEGNLYRIAHGHYNGLITARGYKQIAVLQQRLAHIPIDAVYSSDLFRTCTTATAAYLPRHLPLHTDPNLREVNMGVWEGHTWQSLRMEDEARIVDFNRHLDRWQVPGGETARQVLDRFLPALTKIAKENDGKTVAVFSHGAALRMVLGTLEGYPLSELGSTPHGDNTAISLLEYDEDGFTVLYRDDNHHLIDAHLSTFAKQKWWKDERMLESDMYYLPMTEAQRKALGIGPEGQGIAVLHGGELAGGVQLLPQKEPGVGWIGYYGLLPAWRGLNRGIGPLGQAVQYYREKGVEHIRLHCPNEETESFFRHYGFEKTPQGYMDLYIGYGEQV
- the brnQ gene encoding branched-chain amino acid transport system II carrier protein, translating into MNEEKKSNFFRDVIVVGFALFSMFFGAGNVIFPPYLGMESGQQWLAGFSAYYIADIGLALLGMFALLRVGSSEAVLHRVGRVPAEILMCAIILCIGPMVAIPRTSASTFEMAIAPNLPGVSPVLFSILFFAVILALCIKESAVVDIVGKILTPLLLVGLFVIILKGIFSPLGDILTAPKIANVTVTGIKSGYQTMDALAALPFGIIVLQSVTDKGYTGGKSKLRLVGGGAVLAGVLLLAVYMGLAYLGATVSGQYTSAVGRAELIMAIVGALLGKGGMIIFGAVVGLACVTTAIALTSSAAAYFSELCRGKVKYKVFVVIICVFSAVVSNLGLDRIVSIAAPVLDVVYPPALVLILISLVVPKTSDFVSRAATLGALLTSVLCTVQLYVGKLTFLEALPLYDLGLSWILPAVIFAAAAALLNPLFRSNRAGSPEPRKEL
- a CDS encoding beta/alpha barrel domain-containing protein, whose protein sequence is MSIERLQACIRRRKTPVALVLNPDEERLDGKFLNNFTNMYGDCPMAHAEALRYHGSQAISQTAELLPAVILRAEPYLRQGFMGMDVLSNLVNMAKSQGMYTVVDARCAGMEPWLGGGVNADAVTVLPYGSAESWAPPEDKAVFAVLRTRDAGTGSVQNLMAGDRQVFLAAGEQAARFGAGAMAETGYSLDIKDLRRRLKDTFLLLACCDGDNAYPAFDEYGHGAMIADESIQYAPDMAAAAQEAVATMKKTIQVL